A region from the Halomicroarcula saliterrae genome encodes:
- a CDS encoding carbamoyltransferase, whose translation MSEYVLSLNPCIPPLGSHDGSAVLFRDGDVVFGIEEERLVRQKHAPETFPAESVRACLDAEGIELADVRAVTIPWQPELFRKSLPQTLRQVTSTPRSLPERLRLTGWGIKYSLGPSVTSTSLVTDRLEDIGGPVPPVETHPHHLSHAASAFYPSPFDRALVLTMDGRGEHDATNVWEGTETGIEHRREYAFPNSWGFLYAAVTKYLGFRPWNGEGKVMGLAPYGTRNRDIESRLRGVIDTGVDYDVTGLVTESVQRTVTELEALFDRPRRTEPGTFTDWEKDLAHAVQTLLEETVTSIVATYCRRFDVDTVALAGGVALNCKMNKRVMEVDAVDRTFVQPVAADAGSAIGAGMLEYSPADIEPMSTVYWGPSYDTETIEAALRTNKIEFTRADDIAGTVAERVADGELVGWFQGRTEMGPRALGNRSIVADPRTEASLDRVNRYVKHREEWRPFAPSMLAEAMGDFLVDPEPAPYMVKTFDVRADARDRIPAVVHPADGTTRPQSVRREQNPLYYDLIDAFAELTGVPAVLNTSFNDNGEPIVNRPAEAIKDFFGMGLDAVALNDILVEKPVTDG comes from the coding sequence ATGTCGGAGTACGTCCTCTCTCTCAACCCCTGTATCCCCCCGCTCGGGTCACACGACGGCAGCGCGGTGCTCTTCCGGGACGGGGACGTGGTCTTCGGCATCGAGGAGGAGCGACTGGTTCGCCAGAAACACGCTCCCGAGACGTTCCCGGCGGAGTCGGTTCGGGCCTGTCTCGATGCCGAAGGGATCGAGCTCGCCGACGTGCGGGCGGTGACGATTCCCTGGCAGCCCGAACTGTTCCGCAAGTCGCTCCCCCAGACTCTCCGTCAGGTGACCTCGACACCGCGGTCGCTCCCGGAACGCCTCCGCCTCACCGGGTGGGGAATCAAGTACTCGCTCGGCCCGTCAGTGACCTCGACGAGTCTGGTCACGGACCGGCTCGAAGACATCGGCGGCCCGGTTCCCCCGGTGGAGACACACCCACACCACCTGTCACACGCGGCCAGCGCGTTCTACCCCTCGCCCTTTGACCGCGCGCTCGTCCTGACGATGGACGGTCGCGGCGAACACGACGCCACCAACGTCTGGGAGGGCACCGAAACCGGCATCGAGCACCGTCGGGAGTACGCCTTCCCGAACAGCTGGGGGTTCCTCTACGCCGCCGTCACCAAGTATCTCGGGTTCCGCCCGTGGAACGGCGAGGGGAAAGTCATGGGCCTCGCGCCGTATGGCACCCGGAACCGCGACATCGAGTCCCGGCTCCGGGGGGTCATCGACACCGGCGTCGACTACGACGTGACGGGCCTCGTGACCGAGAGCGTACAGCGGACGGTCACGGAACTGGAAGCGCTCTTCGACCGGCCCCGCCGGACGGAACCGGGGACCTTCACGGACTGGGAGAAAGACCTCGCCCACGCCGTCCAGACGCTCCTCGAAGAGACCGTGACGAGTATCGTCGCCACGTACTGCCGACGGTTCGACGTCGACACCGTCGCACTCGCCGGCGGCGTCGCCCTCAACTGCAAGATGAACAAACGGGTGATGGAGGTGGACGCCGTCGACCGGACGTTCGTCCAGCCCGTCGCGGCGGACGCGGGCAGCGCTATCGGTGCCGGGATGCTCGAATACTCGCCGGCGGACATCGAGCCGATGTCGACGGTGTACTGGGGACCGAGCTACGACACGGAGACGATCGAAGCGGCGCTCCGGACGAACAAAATCGAGTTCACGCGAGCGGACGACATCGCCGGTACCGTCGCCGAGCGGGTCGCCGACGGCGAGCTCGTGGGGTGGTTCCAGGGGCGAACGGAGATGGGGCCCCGGGCACTCGGGAACCGGAGCATCGTCGCGGACCCGCGGACCGAGGCGTCGCTCGACCGGGTCAACAGATACGTCAAACACCGCGAGGAGTGGCGCCCGTTCGCCCCGTCGATGCTCGCGGAGGCGATGGGCGATTTCCTCGTCGACCCGGAGCCGGCACCCTACATGGTGAAAACCTTCGACGTGCGGGCGGACGCACGCGACCGGATTCCCGCGGTGGTGCACCCGGCCGACGGGACGACACGGCCCCAGTCCGTCCGGCGGGAGCAAAACCCCCTGTACTACGACCTCATCGACGCCTTCGCGGAGCTGACGGGCGTCCCGGCCGTGTTGAACACGTCGTTCAACGACAACGGCGAGCCGATTGTCAACCGCCCGGCCGAGGCCATCAAGGACTTCTTCGGGATGGGTCTGGACGCGGTCGCGCTGAACGATATCCTCGTCGAGAAGCCGGTGACGGACGGCTGA
- a CDS encoding lipopolysaccharide biosynthesis protein has protein sequence MISLNGTGISDTFKEFLEGVSAYSLASIVPAFLSLAALTLFTRVFSPAAFGRYSVALVVAGTGSTLFFGWLNRSIVRFTSDTDETALMGTVLTLMLLIALGVGIVGTVGYIGFRQYLGQYEVFYFATLVFLIAQGFYEPLIGFYRATLNPKLVSVFRSLQASVGIVLALVLALVVFDHIVGWMWASVIAIAITVGAMVAVSEQLRQRPTVDSDILTRVTGYGLPMVGWIVGDPLLNQADRLLIALIQGSASVGIYASNYSLIDRGLRLALIPLLKTVQPIVIDRWSGDNEREIEALLERFSRYYLLVGVPCFLLTAMFSRPLSSLLLGSEFHEGYVIIPIVGLGVFLWSFANMGQIRLEISQRTGLMSRGLLAVVVFNVVVDVPLIMAFGYVGAALGTVLSYGLYAVFVFAAGRDHIRWLVPRGTVRNVLLAGLAMSCLPALLFLSGEYTLVRLLVVSAVSVTAYGGVLYQSGEISHDEITSLRALV, from the coding sequence ATGATATCGCTCAACGGGACGGGGATATCCGATACGTTCAAGGAGTTCCTGGAAGGGGTGAGCGCCTACTCCCTCGCGTCGATAGTCCCGGCGTTTCTGAGCCTCGCTGCGCTGACCCTCTTCACCCGGGTGTTCTCCCCGGCCGCGTTCGGGCGGTACTCGGTCGCACTGGTGGTCGCGGGAACGGGAAGCACCCTCTTCTTTGGCTGGCTCAACCGTTCGATAGTCCGGTTCACGTCGGACACCGACGAGACAGCGCTCATGGGGACGGTGCTCACCCTCATGCTCCTCATCGCGCTCGGGGTCGGAATCGTCGGAACCGTCGGCTACATCGGGTTCAGACAGTACCTCGGACAGTACGAGGTGTTCTACTTCGCGACGCTCGTCTTCCTGATAGCACAGGGGTTCTACGAACCGCTCATCGGCTTCTACCGGGCCACACTGAATCCGAAGCTCGTGTCGGTTTTCAGGTCGTTACAGGCCAGTGTCGGCATCGTGCTGGCACTCGTCCTCGCGCTCGTCGTCTTCGACCACATCGTTGGCTGGATGTGGGCGAGCGTTATCGCGATAGCGATAACCGTCGGCGCGATGGTAGCGGTCTCGGAGCAGCTTCGACAGCGCCCGACGGTCGATTCGGATATCCTGACACGGGTCACCGGCTACGGCCTGCCGATGGTCGGATGGATAGTCGGCGACCCGCTGTTGAACCAGGCCGACCGACTGCTTATCGCGCTCATCCAGGGCAGCGCCTCCGTCGGCATCTACGCCTCGAACTACAGCCTCATCGACCGCGGACTCCGGTTGGCGCTGATACCGCTGTTGAAAACGGTCCAGCCCATCGTTATCGACAGGTGGAGCGGCGACAACGAGCGTGAGATAGAAGCGCTGCTGGAGCGTTTCTCAAGGTACTACCTCCTCGTCGGCGTCCCGTGTTTCCTGCTTACAGCCATGTTCAGCAGACCGCTGAGCTCGTTGCTGCTCGGGTCGGAGTTCCACGAGGGCTACGTCATCATTCCCATCGTCGGACTGGGAGTGTTCCTGTGGTCGTTCGCGAACATGGGACAGATACGGCTGGAGATAAGCCAGCGGACCGGCCTCATGTCGCGGGGACTACTCGCCGTCGTGGTGTTCAACGTCGTCGTCGACGTCCCGCTCATCATGGCGTTTGGATACGTCGGAGCGGCCCTCGGAACAGTGCTGAGTTACGGCCTCTACGCGGTGTTCGTGTTCGCGGCCGGCCGCGACCACATCAGGTGGCTCGTGCCCCGAGGGACGGTTCGAAACGTCCTCCTCGCCGGTCTCGCGATGAGCTGTCTCCCCGCGCTGTTGTTCCTGTCCGGGGAGTACACTCTGGTGCGTCTACTCGTGGTGAGCGCGGTGTCGGTCACCGCCTACGGCGGTGTGCTGTACCAGTCCGGTGAGATATCGCACGACGAGATTACGAGCCTCCGAGCTCTCGTCTGA
- a CDS encoding glycosyltransferase family 2 protein, whose product MSRRRTGTENPSRTEWPKVGVVVLTWENYDEASDCLASLEGVSYPNMEVFVVDNGSEDGSVERLEREFEWCTFVKHDENVGVTRGNNAGIEAALDDGSEYVLLLNDDTIVTAGFLTPLVLTAERNPDTAVVGGVNYRASTGEIHNAGASFSTLLGGQTFLTDERKHDEPYPVDYVPTCLALLDAEFVADNEVLCEEYFLGMEDVDLARQAREAGRDVLVTPDSEIFHRLGATSSKSPFAVYHRTRNRYQFAKRHLEGHERRVFLGAFLLWRVTSCLQWLADSDREKLRAVVKGIADARTGERFRSYEELSEP is encoded by the coding sequence ATGAGTCGCAGGAGAACTGGAACCGAAAATCCGTCCAGAACCGAGTGGCCGAAAGTGGGCGTCGTGGTACTCACGTGGGAAAATTACGACGAGGCGAGTGACTGTCTCGCCTCGCTGGAGGGGGTTTCCTATCCGAACATGGAGGTGTTCGTCGTCGACAACGGGTCGGAGGACGGCTCGGTCGAGCGCTTGGAACGGGAGTTCGAGTGGTGTACGTTCGTGAAACACGACGAGAACGTGGGCGTCACCAGAGGGAACAACGCCGGAATCGAGGCCGCCCTCGACGACGGCTCGGAGTACGTCCTCCTGTTGAACGACGATACGATCGTGACAGCGGGGTTTCTGACGCCGCTCGTGTTGACCGCAGAGCGGAACCCGGACACAGCGGTGGTAGGCGGGGTGAACTACCGCGCCTCCACCGGCGAGATACACAACGCCGGCGCCTCGTTCTCGACGCTGCTTGGCGGACAGACGTTTCTCACCGACGAGCGGAAACACGACGAGCCGTATCCGGTCGACTACGTCCCCACCTGTCTCGCGCTCCTGGACGCGGAGTTCGTGGCCGACAACGAGGTCCTCTGTGAGGAGTACTTTCTCGGGATGGAGGACGTCGACCTCGCCAGACAGGCGCGGGAGGCGGGCAGAGACGTGCTCGTGACGCCGGACTCCGAAATCTTTCACCGGCTCGGCGCGACGTCGAGCAAGTCGCCGTTCGCCGTCTACCATCGGACGCGGAACAGATACCAGTTCGCGAAGCGACATCTGGAGGGACACGAACGGCGAGTGTTCCTGGGCGCGTTCCTGTTGTGGCGAGTCACGAGCTGTCTGCAGTGGCTGGCAGACAGTGACCGGGAGAAGCTGCGTGCGGTCGTCAAAGGGATAGCGGACGCCAGAACGGGAGAGCGGTTCCGTTCGTACGAGGAACTCAGCGAACCATGA
- a CDS encoding DUF1616 domain-containing protein: protein MSRATGGTTTGTDTPIPLDLLLIVGLHALTGLAVFLPALAQTELRPVLGFVFVVFVPGYVFVASLFPSHRSRPARADQSTRDPQSDGLGWIARFVFSFGASLAIVTLLGVTLGATPLQIRPASLFLSVTAFLAVVLPVAVYRRWQVPPARRVDVSLSRTLQRWFDGLVAPEDTGDTVLTLVLVVVVVFSSGVVVTGGTAEDSELTEFGLLAPGDDGEFVATDYPSTLEGGEPARFSARITNLEGERVNYTVVVLLQQVGDDNSSVSAMSELGRFRETVGHNETWRLDHSLVPNRTGEDLRLRYLLYRGPAPQRPSADGAYRDLHLWVTVTDRADNATGTPAPSTDS from the coding sequence ATGTCACGGGCTACGGGTGGCACTACGACCGGCACTGACACTCCCATACCACTGGACCTCCTGCTCATCGTCGGGCTACACGCTCTCACCGGGTTGGCGGTGTTCCTCCCGGCACTGGCACAGACCGAGCTGCGGCCGGTTCTCGGGTTCGTCTTCGTCGTCTTCGTGCCGGGCTACGTGTTCGTTGCGAGCCTGTTTCCGAGCCACCGCTCGCGGCCAGCACGGGCGGACCAGTCCACGCGCGACCCGCAGTCGGACGGGCTAGGATGGATTGCGCGGTTCGTGTTCTCGTTCGGAGCGAGTCTGGCGATCGTGACGCTACTCGGGGTAACACTGGGCGCGACGCCACTGCAAATCCGACCGGCCTCGCTGTTTCTCTCTGTCACGGCGTTTCTGGCAGTCGTCTTGCCGGTCGCGGTCTACCGGCGGTGGCAGGTGCCGCCGGCCCGGCGCGTCGACGTGTCTCTCTCGCGGACGCTCCAGCGCTGGTTCGACGGGCTGGTCGCCCCGGAGGACACGGGCGATACCGTCCTGACTCTGGTTCTCGTCGTGGTCGTGGTGTTCAGTTCGGGCGTCGTCGTCACCGGTGGCACAGCGGAGGACTCGGAGCTCACGGAGTTCGGGCTGCTCGCTCCGGGTGACGACGGCGAGTTCGTCGCCACCGACTACCCGTCGACGCTCGAAGGGGGCGAACCGGCGCGGTTCTCGGCCCGAATCACCAACCTGGAGGGAGAGCGGGTGAACTACACGGTCGTCGTCCTGCTGCAACAGGTCGGCGACGACAACAGTAGCGTGAGCGCGATGTCGGAACTCGGCCGCTTCCGGGAGACGGTCGGACACAACGAGACGTGGCGGCTCGACCACTCCTTGGTCCCGAATCGCACCGGGGAGGACCTCCGGCTCCGATATCTGCTGTACCGAGGCCCGGCACCACAGCGACCCTCCGCGGACGGCGCGTACCGCGACCTGCACCTCTGGGTCACTGTCACCGACCGGGCCGACAACGCGACTGGTACCCCGGCCCCGTCGACCGACAGTTAG
- a CDS encoding glycosyltransferase family 4 protein — MTHDGTETPDECTAGFVVQNNFPVDREVRTRRIAKTLDDSRDSVVVFARNTAEDPDRGEIADERRTRREQLSYAIVRRFSWLASTPVSGLVLAPVPVNPVWTLWLLLEFYRYDIDVAISGDLMAGVPTAVAAKLLGRPMVIDVRENYVALAKTLPTDSLFDRVAQDERTVRALERVTLWLADEVWVVVEERREQLVEAGVPASKVTVVSNTPELPATESPERDADDASDEFGWPGLTLVYLGFINEYRGLDLLLDAVAAMDANGEADVHLAIAGEGPHRAQLETRCERLGIEDHVTFVGWVEPSQAPAFLAAGDVGVIPHVVTPLTTYTVPNKLFDYMRAGLPVLATDMDPVRRIVTEEECGVILPRDPSDSEVVAAIRELEASGPADLGDNGRQAVSRRYNWDHDAQRVRATVSELRPE, encoded by the coding sequence GTGACACACGACGGCACGGAGACACCTGACGAGTGCACGGCCGGTTTCGTCGTACAGAACAACTTCCCCGTCGACCGTGAGGTCCGGACGCGACGGATAGCGAAGACGCTCGACGACAGTCGGGACTCCGTCGTCGTCTTCGCACGGAACACGGCCGAGGACCCCGACCGGGGGGAGATAGCGGACGAGCGCCGGACACGGCGCGAGCAACTGTCGTACGCGATAGTCCGCCGGTTCTCCTGGCTCGCATCGACGCCCGTGTCCGGGCTCGTCCTGGCGCCGGTTCCGGTCAACCCGGTGTGGACACTGTGGCTCCTGCTGGAGTTCTACAGGTACGATATCGACGTCGCCATCTCGGGCGACCTCATGGCCGGCGTTCCGACAGCTGTCGCGGCCAAACTGCTCGGGAGGCCGATGGTCATCGACGTCAGGGAGAACTACGTCGCTCTGGCGAAGACGCTTCCGACCGACTCGCTGTTCGACCGCGTCGCTCAGGACGAGCGGACGGTCCGCGCGCTCGAACGCGTGACGCTGTGGCTCGCCGACGAAGTGTGGGTCGTGGTCGAAGAGCGCCGCGAGCAGCTCGTCGAGGCGGGCGTCCCGGCGTCGAAGGTCACCGTCGTCAGCAACACCCCCGAACTGCCGGCGACGGAGTCACCGGAACGGGACGCAGACGACGCGTCGGACGAGTTCGGGTGGCCCGGGTTGACGCTCGTCTACCTCGGTTTCATCAACGAGTACCGGGGCCTCGACCTGCTCCTCGACGCGGTCGCAGCGATGGACGCGAACGGCGAGGCGGACGTCCACCTCGCCATCGCCGGGGAAGGGCCACACCGAGCGCAACTGGAGACCCGCTGTGAGCGCCTGGGCATCGAGGACCACGTGACCTTCGTCGGCTGGGTCGAGCCGAGTCAGGCGCCCGCATTTCTCGCCGCCGGGGATGTCGGCGTCATCCCGCACGTCGTGACGCCGCTTACAACCTACACAGTCCCGAACAAACTCTTCGACTACATGCGCGCGGGCCTCCCGGTCCTCGCGACGGATATGGACCCCGTCCGTCGCATCGTGACTGAGGAAGAGTGCGGCGTTATTCTGCCCCGAGACCCGTCCGATTCGGAGGTCGTCGCTGCAATCCGAGAGCTCGAAGCGAGCGGTCCGGCCGACCTCGGTGACAACGGCCGCCAGGCCGTCTCCCGCCGCTACAACTGGGACCACGACGCCCAGCGAGTCCGAGCCACGGTGTCCGAACTCCGCCCGGAGTGA
- a CDS encoding glycosyltransferase family 2 protein, whose protein sequence is MDFSIVTPVYNDPRIRSTIDSVRAQRTDFDVEHVVVDGQSTDETVGIIERSRDEIDTLVRQDDDGVYDAMNTGIEAATGDVVGILNADDRYQDAAVLQDIHDRLRETGAETAYGDLVYVDDSDDVVRYWESGQFRPYKFYLGWLPPHPTFFVRRSLYERYGTFDKSLHIAGDYELMLRLLRKHDVSTAYVDRVLVRMANGGQSNESVGNMLLAVREMYDSWRKHRLAGRYVAPFLHPVEKLPQFVRDPPGDAVETQLFTRS, encoded by the coding sequence ATGGATTTCAGCATTGTCACACCGGTGTACAACGACCCCCGCATCCGAAGCACCATCGACTCCGTCCGGGCACAGCGGACTGATTTCGACGTCGAACACGTCGTGGTCGACGGGCAGTCCACCGACGAGACCGTCGGGATTATCGAGCGGTCACGCGACGAGATAGACACCCTCGTCCGGCAGGACGACGACGGCGTCTACGACGCGATGAACACGGGTATCGAAGCGGCCACCGGCGACGTCGTCGGTATCCTGAACGCCGACGACCGCTATCAGGACGCCGCCGTGTTGCAGGACATCCACGACCGGCTCCGGGAGACGGGCGCCGAGACCGCGTACGGTGACCTGGTGTACGTCGACGACAGCGACGACGTGGTTCGCTACTGGGAGAGCGGTCAGTTCAGACCGTACAAGTTCTACCTGGGGTGGCTACCGCCACACCCGACGTTTTTCGTCCGGCGGTCGCTGTACGAGCGCTACGGGACCTTCGATAAGTCGCTCCACATCGCGGGCGACTACGAGCTCATGCTCCGGCTGTTGCGGAAACACGACGTCTCGACCGCGTACGTCGACCGCGTGCTCGTCCGGATGGCCAACGGCGGACAGAGCAACGAGTCGGTCGGCAACATGCTTCTGGCCGTCAGAGAGATGTACGACTCGTGGCGGAAACACCGGCTCGCGGGCCGATACGTCGCCCCGTTCCTGCATCCGGTCGAGAAGCTGCCGCAGTTCGTCCGGGACCCGCCGGGCGACGCAGTCGAGACGCAGCTGTTCACCCGTAGCTAG
- a CDS encoding glycosyl hydrolase has protein sequence MKQDTTRSTDRRTFLSRLAAGCAGAAASSSLAGCGTLVGETESPEGDETPEGTQRSERRGNQSPGVGIYLGNDRTLKAWENWFGRTVDYYSVALFRNSWDDYWVENWPLKIDLQSVFADRHPIITFSMFPDGAELEQVAAGEFAGKYRRLARELVDNGLADAHLRFGAEFNGNWSPGTAVSRPELFVEAWKGIVRPMRSVSGAAFTFVWAPDIWKRQLAAPKAYPGDEWVDEVGLTFYDKGDCYPYPEQCDDGCRRRHRECTWERLLEGRDANFGLNFWADFAREHDKTLVFPEYGVMAQSWSTPGGGDNPQFFRNFDSWMTENEDVVGWHNTWSWTSGPSYVGPARGHTSTEYPLFRDASAAFRRLFGNPDAGSSS, from the coding sequence ATGAAACAGGACACGACACGGTCGACGGACAGGCGGACCTTCCTCTCCAGACTGGCCGCCGGGTGCGCCGGAGCGGCCGCGAGCAGTTCGCTCGCGGGCTGTGGCACCCTCGTCGGAGAGACGGAATCGCCGGAGGGAGACGAGACACCGGAAGGCACACAGCGAAGCGAGAGACGGGGAAATCAGTCCCCGGGCGTCGGCATCTACCTCGGAAACGACCGGACACTGAAGGCGTGGGAGAACTGGTTCGGCCGGACGGTCGACTACTACTCCGTCGCGCTGTTTCGCAACAGCTGGGACGACTACTGGGTCGAAAACTGGCCACTGAAGATCGACCTGCAGTCGGTGTTCGCCGACCGCCACCCGATCATCACCTTCAGCATGTTTCCGGACGGGGCCGAGCTAGAACAGGTCGCCGCCGGCGAGTTCGCCGGGAAGTACCGGCGGCTCGCCCGCGAGCTGGTCGACAACGGGCTCGCGGACGCGCATCTCCGGTTTGGCGCCGAGTTCAACGGTAACTGGAGCCCAGGTACTGCCGTCAGTCGGCCGGAGCTGTTCGTCGAGGCGTGGAAAGGGATAGTCAGACCCATGCGGTCGGTGTCGGGCGCCGCGTTCACGTTCGTCTGGGCGCCCGACATCTGGAAGCGACAGCTGGCCGCACCGAAGGCCTATCCCGGGGACGAGTGGGTCGACGAGGTCGGCCTCACCTTCTACGACAAGGGCGACTGCTACCCCTACCCGGAGCAGTGTGACGACGGCTGTCGTCGTCGCCACAGAGAGTGTACCTGGGAGCGCCTCCTCGAAGGGCGGGACGCGAACTTCGGGCTCAATTTCTGGGCGGATTTCGCCCGGGAGCACGACAAGACACTGGTGTTCCCGGAGTACGGTGTCATGGCCCAGAGCTGGTCGACACCCGGCGGCGGCGACAACCCCCAGTTCTTCCGGAACTTCGACAGCTGGATGACGGAGAACGAAGACGTCGTCGGGTGGCACAACACCTGGTCGTGGACCAGCGGCCCGTCGTACGTCGGGCCGGCACGGGGTCACACCAGCACCGAGTATCCGCTGTTTCGCGACGCGTCGGCGGCGTTTCGCCGACTGTTCGGGAATCCGGACGCCGGGTCGTCGAGCTAG